In Vibrio marisflavi CECT 7928, the following are encoded in one genomic region:
- the ubiG gene encoding bifunctional 2-polyprenyl-6-hydroxyphenol methylase/3-demethylubiquinol 3-O-methyltransferase UbiG: MNNTQNVDPSEIKKFEDMASRWWDLEGEFKPLHQINPLRLNYVMDKSDGIFDKKVLDVGCGGGILAESMAKQGAEVTGLDMGKEPLEVARLHALETNTTVNYIQSTVEEHAAQYAGQYDVVTCMEMLEHVPDPQSVISSCAKLVKPGGQVFFSTLNRNFKSYLFAILGAEKLLKIVPEGTHDHEKFIRPSEMLKMIDQTDLKDMGITGLQYNPLTGTYKLGNNVDVNYIVHTTKLP; encoded by the coding sequence ATGAATAACACCCAGAATGTCGATCCAAGTGAAATAAAAAAATTCGAAGACATGGCGTCCCGTTGGTGGGACTTAGAAGGTGAATTTAAACCTCTACATCAAATCAATCCACTGAGACTTAACTATGTAATGGATAAGTCGGACGGTATTTTTGATAAGAAAGTACTAGATGTTGGCTGTGGTGGCGGAATCTTGGCAGAAAGCATGGCAAAGCAAGGGGCCGAGGTGACTGGTCTTGATATGGGTAAAGAACCGTTGGAAGTCGCAAGACTGCATGCACTTGAAACCAATACAACAGTGAACTACATCCAGAGTACAGTCGAAGAACACGCTGCTCAATATGCCGGTCAGTACGACGTGGTCACCTGTATGGAAATGCTTGAACATGTTCCCGACCCTCAATCTGTGATCAGCTCATGCGCAAAGCTTGTCAAACCGGGCGGGCAAGTATTTTTCTCTACGCTCAATCGTAACTTCAAATCCTACCTGTTTGCTATATTGGGGGCAGAGAAACTACTTAAGATTGTTCCTGAAGGTACACATGACCACGAAAAGTTTATTCGCCCTTCAGAAATGCTAAAAATGATCGATCAAACCGACCTTAAAGACATGGGAATTACCGGCTTACAATACAACCCTCTCACTGGTACCTACAAGCTCGGAAACAATGTTGATGTAAACTACATCGTTCATACAACAAAACTGCCATAA